The following proteins come from a genomic window of Synechococcus sp. BIOS-E4-1:
- a CDS encoding NAD(P)H-quinone oxidoreductase subunit 5: protein MPSAADSAWLIPVLPLFGALITGLGLISFNRTINRLRKPVALLLISCIGAAAVISYAVLLEQIGGAPPVEHLFVWASAGDFILPMGYVIDPLAAVMLALVTTVALLVMIYSHGYMAHDKSYVRFFTYLAIFSSSMLGLVVSPNLLEIYVFWELVGMSSYLLVGFWYDRDGAAHAAQKAFVVNRVGDFGLLLGILGLFWATGSFDFQGIADGLSAGVSSGIVPGWAALLLCLFVFMGPMAKSAQFPLHVWLPDAMEGPTPISALIHAATMVAAGVFLVARLEPLYSQFPSVGVFIAVTGTITCFLGASIALTQMDLKKGLAYSTVSQLGYMMLAMGCGAPVAGMFHLVTHAFFKAMLFLGSGSVIHSMEDVVGHEPVLAQDMRLMGGLRKKMPITAITFLIGCIAISGIPPLAGFWSKDEILGQAFGTFPLLWVVGFLTAGMTAFYMFRLYFLTFEGEFRGNDEAMQANLMAAAGKAVDEEHAHHAGSLHESPWPMTLPLVVLAVPSVLIGLLGTPWNSRFAGLLDPEEALEMAEHFSWGEFLPLAGASVAISLIGISVAVLAYALRRIDLGELVAARFPAVNAFLANKWYLDDINDKLFVRGSRKIAREVLEVDAKVVDGVVNLTGLLTLGSGEGLKYFETGRAQFYALIVFGGVIGLVVLFGVLGGPIS, encoded by the coding sequence ATGCCCTCGGCTGCCGACTCCGCCTGGTTGATTCCAGTGCTGCCCCTGTTCGGGGCCCTGATCACCGGTCTTGGTCTGATCAGCTTCAACCGCACCATCAACCGATTGCGAAAACCGGTGGCTCTGCTGCTGATCAGCTGCATCGGTGCTGCCGCGGTGATCAGTTATGCGGTGCTGTTGGAGCAAATCGGAGGCGCACCCCCGGTTGAACACCTGTTCGTGTGGGCCAGCGCTGGTGATTTCATTCTGCCGATGGGTTACGTGATCGACCCGCTGGCCGCAGTGATGCTGGCGCTGGTCACCACAGTGGCCCTGCTGGTGATGATCTATTCACACGGCTATATGGCGCACGACAAGAGTTACGTGCGCTTCTTCACCTACCTGGCCATCTTCAGCAGTTCGATGCTGGGGTTGGTGGTGAGCCCCAACCTGCTCGAGATCTACGTGTTCTGGGAGTTGGTGGGTATGTCGTCCTATCTGCTGGTGGGCTTCTGGTACGACCGTGATGGTGCCGCACATGCGGCTCAGAAAGCATTTGTGGTCAACCGGGTTGGCGACTTCGGCCTCTTGCTCGGCATCCTCGGCCTGTTCTGGGCAACAGGCAGTTTTGACTTCCAGGGAATTGCGGATGGGCTTTCAGCGGGTGTGAGCAGCGGCATCGTGCCTGGCTGGGCAGCACTGCTCCTCTGTCTGTTTGTCTTTATGGGCCCGATGGCGAAATCGGCCCAGTTCCCTCTGCACGTGTGGCTACCGGATGCGATGGAAGGGCCCACACCCATCTCTGCACTGATCCATGCCGCCACGATGGTGGCTGCAGGCGTGTTCCTGGTGGCACGTCTGGAACCGCTCTACAGCCAGTTCCCGAGCGTTGGAGTGTTCATCGCCGTGACCGGCACGATCACCTGCTTTCTGGGGGCCTCGATCGCCCTCACCCAGATGGACCTGAAAAAAGGACTGGCCTACAGCACCGTTTCCCAGCTGGGTTACATGATGCTGGCCATGGGCTGTGGAGCCCCTGTGGCCGGCATGTTTCACCTGGTGACCCATGCCTTCTTCAAGGCCATGCTCTTCCTGGGATCAGGATCCGTGATTCACTCCATGGAGGATGTGGTGGGCCATGAACCTGTGCTCGCCCAGGACATGCGACTGATGGGCGGTCTGCGCAAAAAAATGCCGATCACAGCCATCACTTTTCTGATCGGCTGCATCGCCATCAGTGGCATCCCGCCGCTGGCAGGTTTCTGGAGCAAAGACGAGATTCTTGGCCAGGCCTTCGGCACATTCCCTCTGCTCTGGGTGGTGGGCTTTCTCACCGCTGGCATGACCGCTTTCTATATGTTCCGCCTTTACTTCCTCACCTTCGAGGGAGAGTTTCGTGGCAACGACGAAGCCATGCAGGCCAATCTCATGGCTGCCGCGGGCAAAGCGGTGGATGAGGAGCATGCCCACCATGCGGGCAGCCTGCATGAATCCCCTTGGCCGATGACCCTGCCACTGGTGGTGCTCGCCGTCCCATCCGTCTTGATCGGTCTGCTCGGAACCCCCTGGAACAGCCGCTTCGCCGGACTGCTCGACCCCGAAGAAGCCCTTGAGATGGCGGAGCACTTCAGCTGGGGAGAATTCCTGCCTCTGGCAGGAGCCTCCGTTGCCATCTCCTTGATCGGAATCAGCGTTGCTGTGCTCGCTTATGCCCTACGCCGAATCGACCTGGGTGAGCTGGTGGCAGCTCGTTTCCCAGCCGTTAATGCCTTCCTGGCCAACAAATGGTATCTGGATGACATCAACGACAAGCTGTTCGTCCGCGGCAGCCGCAAGATTGCTCGAGAGGTGCTGGAAGTCGACGCCAAGGTGGTTGACGGGGTCGTGAACCTCACCGGTCTGCTCACACTGGGCAGCGGTGAGGGTCTCAAATACTTCGAAACCGGCCGCGCTCAGTTCTATGCCCTGATCGTGTTCGGCGGTGTCATCGGACTGGTGGTTCTCTTTGGTGTGCTTGGTGGCCCAATCAGTTGA
- a CDS encoding NAD(P)H-quinone oxidoreductase subunit 4: MLEFAVSAPFDPAADIAAGIIPAQFPWLSLSILFPIVGALIVPFIPDQGEGRQVRWFALGIALITFLITVAAYLSGYDPSFSGLQLSERVSWLPNLGLTWAVGADGLSMPLILLTSFITALAVLAAWPVTFKPKLFFFLILAMDGGQIAVFAVQDMLLFFLAWELELLPVYLLLAIWGGKRRQYAATKFILYTAGSSLFILLAALAMGFMGGGTPNFEYSVLAQKGFSTGFQLLCYAGLLIAFGVKLPIVPLHTWLPDAHGEATAPVHMLLAGILLKMGGYALMRFNAEMLPEAHAQFAPLLVVLGVVNIIYAALTSFAQRNLKRKIAYSSISHMGFVLIGIGSFSALGTSGAMLQMISHGLIGASLFFLVGATYDRTHTLQLDEMGGVGQKMRVMFALWTVCCLASLALPGMSGFVSELMVFTGFATDEAYTLSFRIVIDGLAAIGVILTPIYLLSMLREIFFGKENAQLTTNTNLVDAEPREIYIIGCLLVPIIGIGLYPRLMTDSYRTAIEALVDRDVAAMEVISRPTAPLIRSGTLAPAMLKAPQLISHNGS; this comes from the coding sequence TTGCTGGAGTTTGCCGTCAGTGCTCCCTTTGACCCTGCAGCTGATATCGCAGCAGGAATCATTCCAGCTCAGTTTCCTTGGCTGAGTCTTTCCATCCTGTTCCCGATCGTGGGCGCGTTGATCGTCCCCTTCATCCCTGATCAGGGAGAAGGGCGACAGGTCCGCTGGTTCGCTCTTGGCATCGCCCTGATCACCTTTCTGATCACTGTGGCTGCCTATCTGAGCGGTTATGACCCCAGCTTCAGTGGCCTGCAGCTCTCCGAACGTGTCAGCTGGCTGCCGAATCTGGGACTCACCTGGGCCGTTGGTGCAGATGGATTGTCCATGCCTCTCATCCTGCTCACCAGCTTCATCACCGCTCTGGCGGTGCTGGCCGCCTGGCCGGTCACCTTCAAACCCAAGCTGTTCTTCTTTCTGATTCTGGCCATGGATGGTGGCCAGATCGCGGTCTTCGCAGTCCAGGACATGCTGCTGTTTTTCCTGGCCTGGGAGCTGGAACTGCTGCCTGTTTATCTGTTACTGGCCATCTGGGGCGGCAAGAGGCGTCAGTACGCTGCCACAAAATTCATCCTCTACACAGCAGGCAGTTCGTTGTTCATCCTGCTCGCGGCTCTGGCCATGGGCTTCATGGGAGGCGGCACCCCAAACTTCGAATACAGCGTGCTGGCACAGAAAGGATTCAGCACAGGATTTCAGCTGCTCTGTTATGCCGGTCTGCTGATCGCCTTCGGAGTCAAACTACCGATCGTTCCGCTGCACACCTGGCTACCGGATGCTCACGGGGAAGCGACAGCACCAGTGCACATGCTGCTGGCGGGAATCCTGCTGAAAATGGGCGGCTATGCCCTGATGCGCTTCAACGCAGAAATGCTGCCTGAAGCGCATGCCCAGTTCGCACCACTGCTGGTGGTTCTGGGTGTGGTCAACATCATCTATGCAGCACTCACATCCTTCGCTCAGCGCAACCTCAAACGCAAAATTGCCTACAGCTCCATCAGCCATATGGGTTTTGTGCTGATTGGCATCGGCAGCTTCAGCGCTCTGGGAACGAGCGGCGCGATGCTGCAGATGATCAGCCATGGCCTGATCGGCGCCAGCCTGTTTTTCCTTGTGGGTGCCACGTATGACCGTACCCACACCCTGCAGCTCGATGAGATGGGTGGCGTGGGCCAGAAGATGCGGGTCATGTTTGCGCTTTGGACCGTCTGCTGCCTGGCATCGCTCGCACTCCCAGGCATGAGTGGATTTGTCAGTGAATTGATGGTGTTCACAGGCTTCGCCACCGACGAGGCCTACACGCTCAGCTTCAGGATCGTGATCGACGGACTGGCCGCGATCGGTGTCATCCTGACGCCGATCTATCTGCTCTCCATGCTGAGGGAAATTTTCTTCGGCAAGGAGAACGCCCAGCTCACCACCAACACCAACCTGGTGGATGCGGAGCCCCGTGAGATCTACATCATTGGCTGCCTGCTGGTGCCAATCATCGGCATCGGTCTCTACCCGCGTCTAATGACTGACAGTTACCGCACAGCGATCGAAGCACTGGTTGACCGAGATGTTGCAGCCATGGAGGTGATCAGCCGTCCGACTGCACCGCTGATTCGCAGTGGCACTCTGGCGCCAGCCATGCTCAAGGCGCCTCAGCTGATTTCCCACAACGGATCCTGA
- a CDS encoding segregation/condensation protein A, which produces MDAGLSQRADAGARLAIRLLQDAAQQGDLDPWDVDVIAVVDGFLDQLKQRIEVPRQVEEALKRRGGSYERDLADSSEAFLAASVLVGLKAEVLEASTFPPQPDVEEMFEADFADQGWLDPSFDIPRHPERHLQRRPVAPPPLRRPVTLGELIEQLESIAEQLESDELEMRRRQRQKRYSNKEAIAQVAALAHREKLPETTAAMSVFLNSWEAALQWVNFEHLVTQWHDVADDDLDKDRVGVFWALLFLSSQGQVELEQMDSLHGPIRLKRLLAPGTMAQMPLASIDVPAVMPAEGAVAA; this is translated from the coding sequence ATGGATGCCGGGCTGAGTCAGAGAGCTGATGCCGGGGCCAGGCTCGCCATTCGTCTCCTTCAGGATGCTGCTCAGCAGGGTGATCTCGATCCATGGGATGTGGATGTCATCGCTGTGGTCGACGGCTTTCTGGATCAGCTGAAACAACGGATCGAAGTTCCTCGCCAGGTGGAGGAAGCCTTGAAGCGACGTGGCGGAAGCTATGAACGTGACCTGGCCGACAGCAGTGAGGCCTTCCTGGCAGCGTCTGTGCTGGTGGGCCTGAAGGCGGAAGTGCTTGAAGCCAGCACGTTTCCGCCACAACCAGACGTGGAGGAGATGTTTGAAGCGGATTTTGCTGACCAGGGCTGGCTTGATCCAAGCTTCGATATTCCTCGCCACCCCGAGCGGCACCTGCAACGCCGACCGGTGGCTCCACCACCGCTGCGGCGCCCGGTGACGCTTGGGGAACTGATTGAACAACTGGAATCGATTGCGGAACAGCTCGAATCAGACGAACTGGAAATGCGCCGGCGTCAGCGTCAGAAGCGCTATTCCAATAAGGAAGCGATCGCTCAAGTGGCGGCTCTTGCTCACCGGGAGAAACTGCCTGAAACCACAGCTGCCATGAGTGTCTTTCTGAACAGCTGGGAGGCAGCCCTGCAATGGGTCAATTTCGAACACCTGGTGACACAGTGGCATGACGTTGCCGACGACGACCTGGACAAGGACCGCGTGGGCGTCTTCTGGGCGCTCCTTTTCCTGTCCTCACAAGGCCAGGTCGAGCTGGAGCAGATGGACTCCCTGCATGGTCCGATCCGACTCAAACGCCTGCTCGCTCCAGGCACCATGGCCCAAATGCCTCTAGCCAGCATTGACGTGCCAGCTGTCATGCCGGCCGAGGGGGCCGTGGCCGCCTAA
- a CDS encoding NDP-sugar synthase: MKAMILAAGKGTRVQPITHVIPKPMIPILQKPVMEFLLELLKEHGFTEVMVNVSHLAEEIENYFRDGQRFGVEIAYSFEGRIEDGELIGDALGSAGGLKKIQDFQTFFDDTFVVLCGDALIDLDLSEAVRRHREKGALASLITKRVPKEQVSSYGVVVSDAEGRIQAFQEKPKVDEALSDTINTGIYLFEPEIFEHIPSGESFDIGSDLFPKLVEVGAPFYALPMEFEWVDIGKVPDYWRAIRSVLQGDVRQVGIPGKEVRPGVYTGLNVAANWERIDVQGPVYVGGMTKIEDGATLIGPTMIGPSCHICEGATIDNSIIFDYSRIGAGVQLVEKLVFGRYCVGKNGDHFDLQEAALDWLITDARRQDLVEPSPQQKAMAELLGTDLTTAAS; this comes from the coding sequence ATGAAGGCGATGATCCTGGCCGCGGGCAAAGGAACAAGGGTTCAGCCGATCACGCATGTGATCCCTAAACCGATGATTCCGATCCTGCAGAAGCCGGTGATGGAGTTCCTGCTGGAACTGCTCAAGGAGCATGGTTTCACAGAGGTGATGGTCAATGTGTCCCACCTGGCCGAGGAGATCGAGAACTACTTCCGGGACGGCCAGCGATTTGGTGTTGAAATCGCTTATAGCTTCGAAGGCCGCATCGAAGATGGCGAACTGATCGGAGACGCTCTGGGCTCCGCTGGCGGGCTCAAGAAAATCCAGGATTTCCAGACGTTCTTCGATGACACCTTCGTGGTGTTGTGTGGCGATGCGCTGATCGACCTTGATCTCAGCGAAGCGGTGAGACGACACCGGGAGAAGGGTGCTCTCGCCAGCCTGATCACCAAGCGTGTGCCGAAGGAACAGGTCAGCAGCTACGGCGTTGTCGTGAGCGATGCAGAAGGACGCATTCAGGCTTTCCAGGAAAAGCCGAAAGTGGACGAAGCCCTCAGCGACACCATCAACACAGGCATCTACCTGTTCGAACCAGAGATTTTTGAACACATCCCTTCGGGTGAGTCCTTCGATATCGGCTCGGATCTCTTCCCAAAGCTGGTTGAGGTCGGTGCACCGTTCTATGCCTTGCCCATGGAGTTCGAATGGGTCGACATCGGCAAGGTTCCCGATTACTGGCGGGCGATCCGCAGTGTGCTTCAGGGTGACGTTCGCCAGGTGGGCATTCCTGGCAAAGAGGTTCGTCCCGGGGTCTACACCGGTCTGAATGTGGCGGCCAACTGGGAGCGGATCGACGTTCAGGGGCCCGTCTACGTCGGTGGCATGACCAAGATCGAAGACGGCGCAACGCTGATTGGTCCCACGATGATCGGGCCCAGCTGCCACATCTGCGAAGGTGCCACGATCGATAATTCGATCATCTTCGACTACTCACGCATCGGCGCAGGCGTCCAGCTCGTTGAAAAGCTGGTGTTCGGCCGCTATTGCGTCGGCAAAAATGGCGACCATTTCGATCTTCAGGAAGCTGCTCTCGACTGGTTGATCACCGATGCCAGGCGCCAGGATCTGGTTGAACCCTCTCCTCAGCAGAAAGCGATGGCCGAACTGCTCGGGACTGATCTCACGACTGCTGCGAGCTGA
- a CDS encoding methylenetetrahydrofolate reductase, with amino-acid sequence MGSALQRSLEAGAVTVTAEVMPPRGGDPSHTLAMANLLRDWVQAINVTDGSRAVMRMSSLAVCRLLLDVGLEPVLQMAGRDRNRIGIQADLLGAHALGIRNLLCLTGDSVKAGDQPAVRPVHELESVRLLQQVSAFNRGEDPVKESLPDGPTALFAGAAADPHCASWSGLKRRLERKREAGARFVQTQMVMDPQVLERFCREMAAPMEMPVLAGVFLLKSARNASFINQKVPGANIPDSLIARLDAASDPAAEGIAIAAEQVRQFAGIAHGVHVMAVRAEERIPEVLERAGLSSQQS; translated from the coding sequence TTGGGTTCAGCGCTGCAGCGCAGTCTTGAGGCTGGTGCCGTCACCGTCACGGCTGAGGTGATGCCGCCCCGAGGGGGAGATCCCAGTCATACCCTCGCCATGGCCAATCTCCTGCGCGACTGGGTTCAGGCCATCAATGTCACTGACGGCAGCCGGGCTGTGATGCGCATGAGCAGTCTTGCGGTGTGCCGCTTGCTTTTGGACGTTGGCCTTGAACCTGTGCTGCAGATGGCTGGGCGTGATCGCAATCGCATCGGGATTCAGGCGGATCTACTCGGTGCCCATGCGCTCGGCATCCGAAATTTGCTTTGTCTCACGGGCGATTCAGTGAAGGCTGGTGATCAACCTGCCGTTCGCCCGGTGCATGAACTGGAGTCGGTGCGGCTGCTGCAGCAGGTGAGCGCTTTCAACCGGGGTGAGGACCCAGTCAAGGAGAGCCTGCCCGACGGCCCCACAGCCTTGTTTGCTGGAGCTGCCGCTGATCCGCACTGTGCAAGCTGGTCGGGGCTCAAGCGCAGGCTGGAGCGTAAACGCGAAGCAGGTGCTCGTTTTGTTCAGACCCAGATGGTGATGGACCCGCAGGTGCTGGAGCGTTTCTGCCGTGAGATGGCTGCTCCGATGGAGATGCCTGTTCTGGCAGGGGTGTTTCTGCTCAAATCGGCCAGGAATGCCAGCTTCATCAATCAGAAGGTCCCTGGAGCCAACATTCCAGACAGCCTGATCGCGCGACTGGATGCCGCCTCAGATCCTGCGGCCGAGGGCATCGCCATCGCGGCTGAGCAGGTCCGTCAATTTGCCGGGATTGCTCATGGCGTTCACGTGATGGCCGTGAGAGCGGAAGAGCGGATTCCTGAGGTGCTGGAACGCGCTGGGCTCAGCTCGCAGCAGTCGTGA
- a CDS encoding LuxR C-terminal-related transcriptional regulator, giving the protein MVNGDGHGSSNISLSTREVEIIELVAEGLTNQEIAERLTISKRTVDNHVSNVFTKTGSKNRVALLNWAMDHGKICRDGFNCCLLPESSVDAS; this is encoded by the coding sequence ATGGTGAATGGCGATGGACATGGGTCCTCGAACATCTCACTCTCGACCCGGGAGGTTGAAATCATCGAACTGGTGGCAGAGGGACTGACCAACCAGGAGATTGCAGAGCGGCTCACCATCAGCAAACGAACGGTCGACAATCACGTCAGCAACGTGTTCACCAAAACTGGCTCCAAGAACAGAGTCGCCCTGCTCAATTGGGCCATGGATCACGGAAAAATCTGCCGCGACGGCTTCAACTGTTGCCTGCTCCCGGAATCATCCGTTGACGCGTCCTGA
- a CDS encoding CYTH domain-containing protein has product MPLEIERRFLVTGSGWRAHAGEPQHLRQGYLASSEEGFTVRVRLRADGKAWLTLKAPAEGIARHEFEYELPSTDSEALWTLAPHRLIKTRFALSLPGGDWVVDCFKGGNAPLVLAEVELSDASDLFDPPEWCGQEVTGEGLWSNAALAYQPISSWSLEMRQRHGLELT; this is encoded by the coding sequence ATGCCCCTTGAAATCGAACGCCGTTTCCTGGTGACAGGGTCCGGCTGGCGTGCCCATGCCGGAGAGCCACAGCACCTCAGGCAGGGTTACCTGGCTTCGAGTGAGGAAGGTTTCACCGTGCGGGTGCGGCTTCGGGCGGATGGAAAAGCCTGGCTCACGCTCAAGGCACCGGCGGAGGGAATCGCTCGCCATGAATTCGAATACGAACTGCCGTCTACCGATTCCGAAGCCCTTTGGACGCTTGCGCCTCATCGGTTGATCAAGACCCGTTTTGCCTTGTCACTGCCTGGTGGCGACTGGGTGGTGGATTGCTTTAAAGGAGGTAATGCACCGCTTGTGTTGGCGGAGGTGGAGCTCAGTGACGCCTCAGATCTTTTTGACCCACCCGAGTGGTGTGGTCAGGAGGTCACCGGCGAGGGCCTGTGGAGCAATGCAGCACTGGCTTATCAGCCGATTTCAAGCTGGTCTCTGGAGATGAGACAGCGCCATGGCCTGGAGCTGACTTAA
- a CDS encoding NAD(+) kinase codes for MRLQRVWLIYRAESPLALKEAKACAKTLESLGVTVSVAMSGLTADPFPGLLASEPELPDLAVVLGGDGTVLGAARHLAVYDVPILCFNVGGHLGFLTHEPGLIRRDGLWRRLQDDHFAMERRMMLEAVVNRADDLHCSVSGEGGQAEDETERHWALNDLYLRPCQEDLAPTCTLELEIDGEVVDQVRGDGLILATPTGSTGYAMAAGGPILHPGIDAIIVSPICPMSLSSRPVVLPPRSRLVIWPLGDGYRPVKLWKDGASGPVLCPGECCVIQRAPHHALMVQLEQSPSYYRTLSRKLHWAGSLVDTMPSPN; via the coding sequence ATGCGTCTGCAACGGGTCTGGTTGATCTACAGGGCTGAAAGCCCTCTGGCTCTGAAAGAGGCCAAGGCCTGCGCCAAGACGCTGGAGTCTCTAGGCGTGACAGTGTCCGTTGCGATGAGCGGTCTTACTGCCGATCCCTTCCCAGGTCTTCTCGCGTCGGAACCGGAACTCCCTGATCTGGCGGTGGTGCTTGGAGGCGATGGCACAGTTCTTGGTGCTGCAAGGCATCTGGCTGTATACGACGTGCCGATTCTCTGTTTCAACGTTGGTGGTCATCTCGGCTTCCTCACCCATGAACCTGGGCTGATTCGGCGTGATGGTTTGTGGCGTCGCCTGCAGGATGATCATTTCGCGATGGAGCGCCGCATGATGCTGGAGGCTGTCGTGAATCGCGCGGATGACCTCCACTGTTCCGTGTCTGGAGAAGGAGGCCAGGCCGAGGATGAGACTGAGCGTCACTGGGCTCTGAATGATCTGTATCTGCGTCCCTGTCAGGAAGATCTTGCGCCCACCTGCACCCTGGAACTTGAGATTGATGGGGAAGTGGTCGATCAGGTGCGGGGTGATGGTCTGATCCTGGCGACACCAACCGGTTCAACCGGCTATGCCATGGCGGCAGGAGGACCCATCCTTCACCCAGGAATCGACGCCATCATCGTGAGCCCCATCTGTCCGATGAGTCTTTCCAGCCGTCCGGTGGTGCTTCCACCCAGATCGAGATTGGTGATCTGGCCCCTTGGAGATGGATACCGACCGGTGAAGCTCTGGAAGGACGGCGCCAGTGGGCCGGTGCTGTGTCCTGGTGAATGCTGCGTGATTCAAAGGGCTCCTCACCATGCGCTGATGGTTCAGCTGGAGCAGTCGCCTTCCTACTACCGCACCCTTTCACGCAAGTTGCACTGGGCTGGGAGCCTGGTGGACACCATGCCCTCGCCCAACTGA
- the nuoK gene encoding NADH-quinone oxidoreductase subunit NuoK: MLSELLSGSVPLEAYLLVAAVLFCTGVWGLINSRNAVRVLMSIELMLNGVNINLMAFSSYVDGQLIRGQIFSVFVITVAAAEAAVGLAILLSLYRNRVTVDMERFNLLRW; encoded by the coding sequence ATGCTCTCCGAGCTGCTGTCCGGTTCCGTTCCTCTTGAGGCTTATCTGCTTGTCGCGGCAGTGCTTTTTTGCACTGGCGTCTGGGGGCTGATCAACAGCCGCAATGCTGTCAGGGTGCTGATGAGCATCGAGCTGATGCTCAATGGTGTGAACATCAACCTGATGGCGTTCTCCTCCTATGTGGATGGCCAGTTGATCCGTGGTCAGATTTTTTCAGTGTTTGTGATCACCGTGGCGGCTGCTGAAGCTGCAGTCGGTTTGGCCATTCTTTTGTCGCTCTATCGCAATCGCGTCACAGTGGACATGGAACGCTTCAATCTTCTGCGCTGGTAG
- a CDS encoding NADH-quinone oxidoreductase subunit J, whose amino-acid sequence MTIAASTQLICFLVLSSVVVLGALGVVLLSNIVYSAFLLGGVFLAVAGLYLLLNASFVAAAQVLVYVGAVNVLILFAIMLVNKKEDLAPIPGLTLRRLLSGGVCAGLFALLTRVVLTTPWAEGPEPIGEDATVRIGEHLFTDYLLPFELASVLLLMAMIGAIVLARRDVQAVDPGTGEIADQGLIEKARTPLLVDQPPS is encoded by the coding sequence ATGACGATTGCAGCATCGACGCAGCTGATCTGCTTCCTGGTGCTCAGCTCTGTGGTTGTGCTGGGAGCCCTCGGAGTGGTTCTGCTCAGCAATATCGTCTATTCCGCCTTTCTGCTTGGGGGCGTGTTCCTGGCGGTGGCTGGTCTGTATCTGCTGCTCAATGCCAGTTTCGTGGCGGCAGCCCAAGTGCTGGTGTATGTCGGTGCTGTGAACGTGCTGATCCTGTTCGCGATCATGCTCGTCAACAAAAAGGAAGACCTTGCCCCGATTCCAGGGTTGACCTTGCGCCGACTGCTTTCAGGTGGGGTCTGCGCCGGCCTTTTCGCCCTGTTGACAAGGGTTGTTCTCACCACCCCGTGGGCAGAAGGGCCGGAGCCGATCGGAGAAGATGCCACGGTTCGAATCGGTGAGCATCTCTTCACTGATTATTTGCTTCCTTTTGAGCTGGCCTCAGTTCTGCTGCTGATGGCCATGATCGGAGCCATTGTGCTGGCTCGACGTGATGTTCAGGCCGTCGATCCAGGAACTGGCGAAATCGCCGACCAAGGCCTGATTGAAAAGGCTCGGACTCCCCTGCTGGTTGATCAACCACCTTCCTAA
- the ndhI gene encoding NAD(P)H-quinone oxidoreductase subunit I — protein sequence MFGFLKQVGDYTRDAVDAARNLTQGLAVTFDHMKRRPVTVQYPYEKLIPSERYRGRIHYEFDKCIACEVCVRVCPINLPVVDWVMNKATKKKELRNYSIDFGVCIFCGNCVEYCPTNCLSMTEEYELAAFDRHSLNYDNVALGRLPTSVTTDPSVLPLRELAYLPAGELDPHVVDPDRPRAGQRPEQVLAAMKSAAALTTVDAGESTTASTDRKEGAE from the coding sequence ATGTTCGGTTTTCTCAAACAGGTTGGTGACTACACCAGAGATGCCGTGGATGCGGCGCGCAATCTCACCCAGGGTCTGGCCGTTACCTTCGACCACATGAAGCGCCGTCCTGTGACGGTGCAGTACCCCTACGAGAAGCTGATCCCCTCTGAGAGGTACCGGGGGCGCATCCATTACGAGTTCGATAAGTGCATTGCCTGCGAAGTGTGCGTGCGGGTCTGCCCGATCAATCTTCCCGTGGTCGACTGGGTGATGAACAAGGCCACCAAGAAGAAGGAGCTGCGCAACTACTCAATCGATTTCGGCGTTTGCATCTTCTGTGGCAACTGCGTGGAGTACTGCCCCACCAACTGCCTCTCGATGACTGAGGAGTATGAGTTGGCTGCATTTGACCGTCACAGCCTCAATTACGACAACGTCGCACTGGGGCGTCTCCCCACCAGCGTGACCACCGACCCCTCAGTTCTGCCTTTGCGCGAACTTGCTTACCTTCCGGCCGGAGAGCTGGATCCCCATGTTGTGGACCCTGATCGTCCTCGTGCCGGTCAGCGCCCCGAACAGGTGTTGGCGGCCATGAAGTCAGCTGCAGCTTTGACAACAGTGGATGCGGGAGAATCGACCACAGCGTCCACTGATCGCAAGGAGGGTGCCGAATGA